The following proteins come from a genomic window of Myroides odoratus DSM 2801:
- a CDS encoding dCTP deaminase domain-containing protein, with the protein MAFIGGQDLARLLVYGKIILNDEHKCNYKPSRIKQASYELSLGNEVYLTDNENKIKTYLDDKNDVITINPGQFALLLTEEVVKVPNNLLGFISIKATEKLKGLINVSGFHVDPGFKGKLLFSVYNASPSKIQLTKGKQYFLIWFSELKNPLGEEYIYKNNSHQNQNSIDSKYTSPLINGEIASPHELLSKIKLNENKIASVENTNSLKNEKVLWAVSIGITLLVTLNIAFWINKGKDINAYNEGVKSIENKITNERLDKLERIFLSLYKQDSLKKVYSKDVKQ; encoded by the coding sequence ATGGCATTTATTGGAGGACAAGATTTAGCACGATTATTAGTATATGGGAAAATTATACTGAATGATGAACACAAATGCAATTATAAACCTAGTAGAATAAAACAAGCTTCATACGAATTAAGTCTTGGAAATGAAGTATACTTGACAGATAATGAAAATAAAATTAAAACATATTTAGATGATAAGAATGATGTTATTACGATTAATCCAGGGCAATTCGCTTTACTATTAACTGAGGAAGTCGTCAAAGTACCAAATAATTTGTTAGGTTTTATTTCAATTAAAGCTACTGAGAAACTAAAAGGTTTAATAAATGTATCAGGATTCCATGTTGACCCAGGATTTAAAGGCAAATTACTTTTTTCAGTTTATAACGCTAGTCCTTCTAAAATTCAATTAACTAAAGGGAAACAATATTTTTTGATTTGGTTTAGCGAGTTAAAAAACCCTTTAGGTGAAGAGTATATTTATAAAAACAACTCTCATCAAAATCAAAATAGTATTGATTCGAAATATACATCACCATTAATTAATGGTGAAATTGCATCTCCACATGAGCTTTTATCGAAAATAAAACTAAATGAAAATAAAATAGCAAGCGTTGAAAATACTAACTCTCTAAAAAACGAAAAAGTACTTTGGGCTGTTTCTATAGGTATTACTTTATTAGTAACACTTAATATAGCCTTTTGGATAAACAAAGGTAAAGATATTAATGCTTATAATGAAGGGGTTAAAAGTATTGAAAACAAAATAACTAATGAAAGATTAGATAAGTTAGAGAGAATTTTTTTATCTTTGTACAAACAAGACTCTTTAAAAAAAGTTTATTCTAAAGATGTTAAGCAATAA
- a CDS encoding HIT family protein, which translates to MKDFTQIPQERILYKDQYFFIIEDIFPVNPGHLLIITNTVREDYFALTQEEQQALPKAIDAAKQIIINKYNPDGFNIGMNCGATAGQTVFHFHCHLIPRYNGDMENPRGGVRHVIPSKGNY; encoded by the coding sequence ATGAAAGATTTTACTCAAATACCACAAGAACGAATTCTTTATAAAGATCAGTACTTCTTTATAATCGAAGATATTTTTCCAGTAAATCCTGGTCATTTACTTATTATTACTAATACAGTAAGAGAGGATTACTTTGCTCTAACACAAGAAGAGCAACAAGCTCTTCCTAAAGCTATAGATGCTGCTAAACAAATAATCATTAACAAGTATAATCCGGATGGATTTAATATCGGTATGAACTGCGGGGCTACAGCGGGTCAAACGGTATTTCATTTTCACTGTCATCTAATACCTCGCTATAATGGAGATATGGAAAATCCTCGTGGTGGTGTTCGACACGTTATTCCTTCTAAGGGTAATTATTAA
- a CDS encoding tellurite resistance TerB family protein produces MKDLIKQVIIDTHFYDSMEKSTNFDNSKFMTFQNLNLSKTDNIQYRKLHELSDEEDILILFYNEQFVAGDFWTADRTYTFSTVFLDDRISFCEEVYKHGSGKEDEWKKYIYYADIDSIEIKSDAIYFFYTKEHIANEKEYWKNKIANTTDSNNKKIWQERHDNCEYIGIGSGFFGLLCFSFFDPIEPFFQKVKESIDSIDLDHEKLVEDYQSEINEALDAEDYHKAYTILEEYDFLKNYLFFQYDYAFVYGKLDKDTIAIETLNELIKTAKEQEINYWVDRAKMFKSTLIEKTGNYYEALQLFNEGLKNFEDKERTGYYSEERSNELYTKYLDNFNQLPYKDRKVIYISNTDEKFKSDTLTVLQSNKLPAISFPAHHPINNETYIGHPFNQNLYIPIQHYDNELLIDRINEFCYLLQCLGATSITIENINSDSNSNNSNKQIDVNVGLSGLKHGIEVDNKNTQKESSERQISLRIGKNQTFNPIKYPYVPSDLTWLSNEASWQRLIKQRLEGSLLEHNEFMSSSQNQVLNTNEINDLKIDLKLFLAQANVNVKKDIDLEIKNSTSTEWKVKVQFKPIEQFDDKEIILNSPNNTPTLSVSTNENEYIEEYVFLAADGEFSERDLRILDRLRQRLNITESRALELTKSLNSYSAEEKELLDEIEFMLEDGEITDREERILLRLANRLGISEHQYFKMKLQIIEKFNR; encoded by the coding sequence ATGAAAGATTTAATCAAGCAGGTAATTATAGATACTCATTTTTATGATTCTATGGAGAAATCAACCAATTTTGATAACTCCAAATTTATGACGTTTCAAAATTTGAATTTATCAAAAACTGATAACATACAGTATAGAAAACTACATGAACTAAGTGATGAGGAAGATATTTTAATTTTATTTTATAATGAACAGTTTGTAGCAGGTGACTTTTGGACCGCAGATCGAACTTATACTTTTTCTACCGTTTTTCTAGACGATCGAATATCCTTTTGTGAAGAAGTATACAAACATGGATCTGGAAAAGAAGATGAATGGAAAAAGTACATTTATTATGCTGATATAGATAGTATAGAAATTAAAAGTGATGCCATTTATTTTTTTTACACCAAAGAACACATCGCTAATGAAAAAGAATATTGGAAAAATAAAATCGCTAATACAACTGATTCCAACAACAAAAAAATTTGGCAAGAACGCCACGATAATTGTGAATATATTGGAATAGGTTCCGGTTTTTTTGGTTTACTATGTTTCTCGTTTTTTGATCCTATTGAGCCTTTCTTTCAAAAAGTAAAAGAATCTATTGACAGTATTGATCTTGATCATGAAAAGTTAGTTGAAGATTATCAATCGGAAATAAATGAAGCACTTGATGCTGAAGATTATCATAAAGCATATACCATTTTAGAAGAATACGATTTCTTAAAAAACTATTTATTTTTTCAATACGACTATGCCTTTGTTTATGGGAAACTAGACAAAGATACTATAGCAATTGAAACTCTAAACGAGTTAATAAAAACAGCTAAAGAACAAGAAATAAACTATTGGGTAGATAGAGCCAAAATGTTCAAATCAACATTAATTGAAAAAACAGGAAATTATTATGAAGCTTTACAACTTTTTAACGAAGGATTAAAAAATTTTGAAGATAAAGAAAGAACAGGGTATTATAGTGAAGAACGCTCCAATGAATTATACACCAAATATTTAGACAACTTCAATCAATTGCCCTATAAAGATCGAAAAGTAATTTATATCTCTAACACAGATGAAAAATTTAAATCCGATACATTAACTGTTTTACAAAGTAATAAACTACCTGCTATTTCTTTTCCTGCACACCATCCTATAAACAATGAGACCTATATAGGTCATCCGTTTAATCAAAATTTATACATTCCTATACAACATTATGACAATGAACTATTAATTGATCGCATCAATGAGTTTTGTTATCTGTTACAGTGTTTGGGAGCCACATCAATAACTATTGAAAATATTAATAGTGATAGTAACAGTAATAACTCCAACAAACAAATCGATGTCAATGTAGGTTTATCAGGACTAAAGCATGGTATAGAAGTAGATAATAAAAACACTCAAAAAGAATCCTCTGAGAGACAAATTAGTTTGAGAATAGGAAAAAACCAAACATTCAACCCTATCAAATACCCTTACGTCCCAAGCGATTTAACCTGGTTATCAAATGAGGCTAGTTGGCAGCGTTTGATAAAACAACGATTAGAAGGGAGTTTATTAGAACATAATGAATTTATGTCTTCAAGTCAAAATCAGGTTCTTAACACAAATGAAATTAATGATTTAAAAATAGATTTAAAATTATTTTTAGCTCAAGCTAATGTGAACGTAAAAAAAGATATTGATTTAGAAATAAAGAACAGTACTTCAACAGAATGGAAAGTAAAAGTACAGTTTAAACCTATTGAGCAATTCGATGATAAAGAAATTATATTAAATTCACCTAATAATACGCCGACTTTATCCGTTTCCACTAATGAAAATGAATATATAGAAGAATATGTTTTTTTAGCAGCAGATGGCGAGTTTTCCGAAAGGGATCTTAGAATTTTAGACAGACTTCGCCAACGCTTAAATATAACTGAATCACGCGCTTTGGAACTTACGAAATCACTAAACAGCTACTCTGCTGAAGAAAAAGAACTACTAGATGAAATAGAATTTATGCTAGAAGATGGAGAAATTACAGATAGAGAAGAGAGAATCTTACTTAGGTTAGCAAATAGATTAGGAATTTCAGAACACCAATATTTTAAAATGAAGCTCCAAATCATTGAAAAGTTCAATAGATAA
- a CDS encoding HNH endonuclease family protein, with the protein MSLYFQENDPSLESQWRALILFGKNSATYKFAFGKALLKLIEKETTTVSLSQIAPLYVESILEHLKRNDKQGNSASSVFLNACRDFNNNAITYDQLIHLTEKHGFTNVVDAFQNINGGTILNRFYEKDYQGKSKNIVITDQLLKLKESVQFTNLNSEVEARWNLVETAWNLDLNPNLLEVKIDEDLNTLFLENSLMRRKDITSSRASLNGYQKGKCFYSFQDISILPGSDNLCAVDHFFPHMHKLHLNENGANVNGIWNLVLSNQYVNLDKSAKVPELKYLDRLYKRNEFYIASKHPLGETIVNQTGKTPAVRRAFLQKQYNLAVDLSIQKWKPKVEFEPLF; encoded by the coding sequence ATGTCTTTGTATTTTCAAGAAAACGATCCAAGTTTAGAGTCTCAATGGAGAGCTTTGATTCTCTTTGGTAAGAATTCAGCCACTTATAAGTTTGCCTTTGGTAAAGCTTTACTAAAGCTTATTGAGAAAGAGACTACAACTGTTTCTTTATCTCAAATAGCACCCTTATATGTAGAGAGTATCTTAGAACACTTAAAGAGGAATGACAAACAAGGAAACTCCGCCTCTAGTGTGTTTTTAAACGCCTGCAGAGACTTTAATAACAATGCCATTACTTATGACCAGCTTATTCACTTAACTGAAAAACACGGCTTTACTAATGTTGTAGATGCCTTTCAAAATATAAATGGAGGAACAATACTCAATCGCTTTTATGAAAAGGATTATCAAGGAAAATCTAAAAACATTGTAATCACTGATCAACTTTTAAAACTCAAAGAAAGTGTACAATTCACTAATTTAAATAGTGAAGTTGAAGCTAGATGGAATCTTGTTGAAACAGCTTGGAATTTAGATTTAAATCCCAACTTATTAGAAGTCAAAATAGACGAGGATCTAAACACGTTATTTCTAGAAAATAGCCTTATGCGTCGCAAGGATATAACTTCTTCAAGAGCTTCTTTAAATGGATATCAAAAAGGAAAGTGTTTTTACTCCTTTCAAGATATTTCAATACTACCCGGAAGTGATAATCTCTGTGCAGTAGATCACTTTTTTCCTCATATGCACAAATTGCATTTAAATGAAAATGGAGCTAATGTAAATGGGATTTGGAACTTAGTTCTATCTAATCAATATGTCAATCTTGACAAAAGTGCTAAAGTGCCTGAACTAAAGTATTTAGATAGACTTTATAAGAGAAACGAGTTTTATATAGCAAGTAAACATCCTCTTGGAGAGACCATTGTCAATCAAACAGGAAAAACACCAGCTGTAAGAAGGGCTTTTTTACAAAAACAATATAACTTAGCTGTTGATTTATCCATCCAAAAATGGAAACCTAAAGTTGAATTTGAACCTTTATTTTAA
- a CDS encoding DUF6140 family protein: MSRYVATVIRTFTNEQVYLEKGMRVEFVSFSPPWMDNGKVVQQAFMRVYGIDFSKGGGCSPAFIEVVEIK, encoded by the coding sequence ATGTCTAGATATGTAGCAACGGTTATCCGAACTTTTACAAACGAACAAGTATACTTGGAAAAGGGGATGCGAGTAGAGTTTGTTTCTTTTTCACCTCCTTGGATGGATAATGGGAAAGTAGTGCAACAAGCCTTTATGCGGGTATATGGTATTGATTTCTCAAAAGGTGGTGGATGTAGCCCTGCTTTTATTGAGGTGGTAGAAATAAAATAG
- a CDS encoding BspA family leucine-rich repeat surface protein, which yields MKIFHLFWLLLLPLFAFAQKPFVGVWKTNKSKIEIYLEGTYAYSWENINESDMTGEGSGVDVLHLDLPKEGEYRIQLTPVGPVPLHRLYPKQVEKQGVEGNKKIKRSEWEKQEKEKDWISFYFPLEVQLMAIEQWGDVCWSTMKDAFKGDNSLRVLATDYPNLSQVRDMSYMFSGIKHNRSISFEASIAHWEVGNVVNMEGLFKNTSNFNQPLTHWDVSQVTNMSYMFAEAKAFNQPLDYWDVSQVTNMSYMFTEAKGFNQPLDHWDVSRVTSMEGMFSRSNFNQPIGNWQVNQVVNMKRMFFYTVAFNQPLDTWKLESLTQLDGMFQWAKVFNQPLNNWDVSQVTSMNNLFEGAANFDQSLDHWDVSQVTSMNSLFKGASSFNQSLENWDVSQVKDMGYMFYDASRFDQPLDRWKVHGVVSMKGMFSWASNFNQPLNSWDVSQVTTMEDMFNLALQFNQPLDQWKVSQVKNMSTMFQSAYRFNQPLEAWDVSQVEQMRNMFAESKAFNQPLNHWKVDRVITMNRMFYKALSFNQPVDQWEVSQVMNLSEMFWEATSFQQSLDDWIVNKFANVGEVFGYTREQPKWKIIKPLANKDSFQTIWEIKGNKEAENEIIMDVSGEYIYQWEHVDNPAWYGGGIKTDKLELKLKLPGTGKYRISLIPWGDEPLHQISQVSRSSDRMARPFPGVSSTVVRNLSPNRGKLISIEQWGSAVWSTMKNAFVYCNLSIRAPDLPNLSQVTSMDSMFYYSTIFCRRINEWDVSHVVSMTEMFYGSSFNQPINHWNVSQVTDMAGMFQKSDFNQSLVQWNVSQVTDLSYMFAESKAFNQPLDRWKINKEADVSYMFAGAKAFDQSLASWNLNQMQQQANMFLDVPIEEDKAF from the coding sequence ATGAAAATATTCCACTTGTTTTGGCTGTTGCTACTTCCTTTATTCGCGTTTGCGCAAAAACCCTTTGTAGGCGTATGGAAAACAAATAAGAGTAAAATTGAAATTTACTTAGAAGGAACCTATGCCTACAGTTGGGAAAATATAAATGAATCTGATATGACAGGTGAAGGAAGTGGTGTAGATGTCTTACATCTCGATTTACCTAAAGAAGGAGAATACCGCATTCAATTGACACCTGTTGGACCTGTTCCGCTTCATCGCTTGTACCCCAAACAGGTCGAAAAACAAGGGGTAGAAGGAAATAAAAAAATAAAACGAAGTGAATGGGAGAAACAAGAGAAAGAGAAGGATTGGATTTCCTTTTATTTTCCTTTAGAGGTGCAACTCATGGCGATAGAGCAGTGGGGAGATGTTTGTTGGAGTACAATGAAAGATGCGTTTAAGGGAGATAATAGTTTACGTGTATTAGCCACCGATTATCCCAACTTGAGTCAAGTTAGAGATATGTCCTATATGTTTTCAGGGATAAAACACAACCGAAGCATCTCTTTTGAGGCGTCAATTGCCCACTGGGAGGTGGGAAATGTCGTGAACATGGAAGGACTTTTTAAAAATACCTCTAATTTTAATCAACCTTTAACGCATTGGGATGTCAGTCAGGTAACCAATATGTCCTATATGTTTGCAGAAGCGAAAGCTTTTAATCAACCTCTAGACTATTGGGATGTCAGTCAGGTGACCAATATGTCTTATATGTTTACAGAAGCGAAAGGTTTTAATCAACCCCTAGACCATTGGGATGTGAGTCGAGTTACCTCAATGGAAGGAATGTTTAGTCGTAGTAATTTTAATCAACCTATAGGCAATTGGCAGGTGAATCAAGTGGTGAATATGAAGCGAATGTTTTTTTATACTGTCGCCTTCAATCAGCCATTGGATACTTGGAAGCTCGAAAGCTTGACGCAATTAGACGGAATGTTTCAATGGGCAAAGGTCTTTAATCAGCCTCTAAATAACTGGGATGTGAGTCAGGTCACTTCCATGAATAACTTGTTTGAAGGAGCTGCTAATTTCGATCAATCCTTGGACCACTGGGATGTCAGTCAGGTTACTTCCATGAATTCTCTATTTAAGGGGGCTTCTAGTTTCAATCAATCTCTTGAAAATTGGGATGTGAGTCAGGTAAAGGATATGGGGTATATGTTTTATGATGCCTCTCGTTTTGATCAACCTTTGGATCGATGGAAGGTGCATGGTGTTGTCAGTATGAAAGGAATGTTTAGTTGGGCTTCGAATTTTAATCAACCGCTCAATAGTTGGGATGTAAGTCAGGTCACTACAATGGAAGATATGTTTAATCTGGCCCTTCAATTTAATCAACCTTTAGATCAATGGAAAGTGAGTCAGGTAAAGAATATGTCGACTATGTTTCAGTCGGCCTATCGTTTTAATCAACCTCTGGAAGCTTGGGATGTAAGTCAAGTGGAACAGATGAGAAATATGTTTGCAGAATCAAAAGCTTTTAATCAACCGTTAAATCATTGGAAGGTTGATCGTGTAATTACGATGAATCGCATGTTTTACAAGGCACTTTCTTTCAATCAGCCTGTGGATCAATGGGAGGTAAGTCAAGTGATGAATCTCAGCGAGATGTTTTGGGAAGCTACTTCATTCCAACAGTCTTTAGATGATTGGATTGTAAATAAATTCGCTAATGTGGGGGAGGTGTTTGGGTATACAAGAGAACAGCCCAAATGGAAGATAATCAAGCCTTTAGCTAATAAAGATTCTTTTCAAACCATTTGGGAGATTAAGGGAAATAAAGAAGCTGAAAACGAGATTATTATGGATGTAAGCGGCGAGTATATTTATCAATGGGAACATGTAGATAATCCAGCGTGGTATGGAGGAGGAATAAAAACCGATAAATTAGAATTAAAACTAAAACTACCAGGTACAGGTAAATACCGTATATCACTTATTCCGTGGGGGGATGAGCCTTTGCATCAAATTTCTCAAGTAAGTCGATCATCAGATAGAATGGCTAGACCTTTCCCAGGAGTGTCCAGTACTGTAGTAAGAAATCTTAGTCCCAATAGAGGAAAATTAATCAGCATTGAACAATGGGGAAGTGCGGTGTGGAGTACCATGAAGAATGCCTTTGTTTATTGTAATCTATCCATTAGAGCTCCAGATCTTCCCAATTTAAGTCAAGTGACTTCTATGGATAGTATGTTTTATTATAGCACTATTTTCTGTAGGAGAATTAATGAATGGGATGTAAGCCATGTTGTTTCAATGACGGAAATGTTTTATGGATCGAGTTTCAATCAACCCATAAACCATTGGAACGTGAGTCAAGTAACGGATATGGCAGGGATGTTTCAAAAATCAGATTTTAATCAATCTTTAGTACAATGGAATGTCAGTCAGGTGACAGATTTGTCTTATATGTTTGCAGAATCAAAAGCTTTTAATCAACCGTTAGATAGGTGGAAGATTAATAAAGAAGCAGATGTATCCTATATGTTTGCTGGAGCGAAAGCTTTTGATCAATCGTTAGCTTCTTGGAATTTGAATCAAATGCAACAGCAAGCGAATATGTTTTTAGATGTTCCAATAGAGGAAGACAAAGCGTTTTAA
- a CDS encoding nucleotide kinase domain-containing protein has translation MEIIKKLNKPKKSIVFDTYWKFATKRQEVFFNKINNIIPLTEDPILDRHRFTNVYRASDRVSQYLIRNVIYKEGTTYTQNDLLFRILLFKIFNKISTWELLETHFGDITLNNFDSQLYSRLLTEAKEAKEVIYSGAYIMTSGKSIFGHTFKHENHLELLRKYVQNGKLLSCIENARNMEEVYKALLETPTFGSFLAYQYTIDINYSELTNFSEMDFVKAGPGAKDGIRKCFYDYGDYTFEDIIMYMCDIQEQQFEIQNLDFKTLGGRKLQLIDCQNLFCEVDKYSRVAHPDINGLSNRTRIKQIYKPDNSHIDYFFPPKWNIEL, from the coding sequence ATGGAAATAATTAAAAAATTAAATAAACCCAAAAAAAGTATAGTTTTTGATACATATTGGAAGTTTGCTACCAAACGACAAGAAGTATTTTTTAATAAAATTAATAATATTATTCCGCTAACAGAAGATCCCATTTTAGATCGTCATCGTTTTACAAATGTTTATCGCGCTTCTGATCGTGTTAGTCAATATTTAATCCGTAATGTTATTTATAAAGAAGGTACAACATATACCCAAAATGACCTTTTATTTCGTATACTATTGTTCAAAATTTTCAATAAAATATCTACGTGGGAGTTACTAGAGACCCATTTTGGTGATATTACGTTAAATAATTTTGACTCACAATTATATAGCAGATTACTTACAGAGGCTAAAGAAGCTAAAGAAGTTATATACTCTGGTGCATATATTATGACTTCAGGTAAAAGTATATTTGGACATACTTTTAAACATGAAAATCATCTAGAACTATTGAGAAAATACGTACAAAATGGTAAGTTATTGAGTTGTATTGAAAATGCAAGAAATATGGAAGAAGTATATAAAGCGCTTTTAGAGACACCTACTTTTGGTAGTTTTTTAGCTTATCAATATACTATAGATATAAATTATAGTGAGCTAACTAACTTCAGTGAAATGGATTTTGTAAAAGCTGGTCCAGGGGCAAAAGATGGTATTAGAAAATGTTTTTATGATTATGGAGATTATACATTTGAAGATATCATAATGTATATGTGTGATATTCAAGAACAACAATTTGAGATACAGAATTTAGACTTTAAAACATTAGGTGGAAGGAAACTTCAACTTATAGATTGTCAAAACCTATTCTGTGAAGTAGATAAGTATTCTAGAGTAGCACATCCAGATATTAACGGTTTATCTAACCGCACACGTATTAAACAGATTTATAAACCAGACAACAGTCATATAGATTATTTTTTTCCTCCTAAATGGAATATCGAACTTTAA